The Brassica oleracea var. oleracea cultivar TO1000 chromosome C6, BOL, whole genome shotgun sequence genome includes a region encoding these proteins:
- the LOC106297636 gene encoding uncharacterized protein LOC106297636, producing the protein MAIAQWLNQTIGFFVFFFLDIFDYLFCFIYKTLDLFFEYEWKPCYCSFPLEAQAKTRKIIVSERGDYSNVVSMTRTKIHFDEISDTLYSRGPSLLMRLSKLVSSVKFFNYTGLIMRHNVLDSCDNTDDSKKKTRSGSKKRMTLNSTVVEKLPTTPRWSDCHCSFCTSWLSPSNKDSLYVKVQQPKDNKKARDNVVFIHGFLSSSSFWSETLFPNFSDTAKSNYRLIAVDLLGYGRSPKPNDSLYTLREHLEMIEKSVISQYKLKKFHVVAHSLGCVLALALAVKHPGAIKSLTLLAPPYYKVPKGVQAAQYVMRKVAPKNVWPPMQFGASLISWYEHLGRTVCLVLCKSHRLVDSLTRLLTLNRMRTYLIEGFLCHTHNGSWHTLHNIIFGSGGKLDSYLDYVRDHVDCDITIFHGRKDEVIPVECSYSVKTRVPRATVHVIPDKDHITIVVGRQKEFARELELIWQKSKTIYK; encoded by the exons ATGGCCATTGCACAGTGGCTCAACCAAACCATAGGCTTCTTCGTCTTCTTTTTCCTTGACATTTTTGATTACTTGTTTTGTTTCATTTACAAAACGTTAGATTTATTCTTCGAATACGAATGGAAACCTTGTTATTGCTCGTTTCCACTCGAGGCACAAGCCAAGACCAGGAAAATCATCGTGTCCGAACGAGGAGATTACTCAAATGTTGTGTCTATGACAAGAACTAAGATCCATTTCGATGAGATCTCAGACACGCTTTACTCACGCGGTCCTTCGCTTCTAATGAGGCTCTCTAAGCTCGTGAGCTCCGTGAAATTCTTCAATTATACGGGTTTGATCATGAGACACAATGTGCTGGACTCTTGTGATAATACTGATGACTCTAAGAAGAAGACTAGAAGTGGTAGCAAAAAGAGAATGACTTTGAATTCTACGGTCGTTGAGAAATTACCAACAACGCCAAGATGGTCTGATTGTCATTGCAGCTTTTGCACTTCATGGCTTTCTCCTTCCAACAAAGATTCTCTATATGTCAAAGTTCAACAACCTAAAG ATAATAAGAAGGCACGAGACAACGTTGTATTCATACATGGTTTCTTATCTTCATCATCCTTTTGGTCAGAGACTCTCTTCCCAAACTTTTCTGATACAGCCAAATCGAATTATAGGCTCATCGCAGTAGATCTTTTGGGTTATGGAAGAAGTCCAAAGCCAAACGACTCGTTGTATACATTAAGAGAACATTTAGAGATGATTGAGAAATCAGTGATCTCTCAGTATAAACTGAAAAAGTTTCACGTAGTGGCTCACTCTTTAGGCTGCGTTTTGGCTCTTGCGCTCGCTGTTAAACACCCTGGAGCTATAAAGTCCCTCACTCTCTTGGCTCCT CCATATTACAAGGTGCCAAAGGGAGTACAAGCAGCACAATACGTGATGAGGAAAGTAGCTCCAAAGAACGTTTGGCCACCGATGCAGTTTGGTGCATCGCTAATTAGCTGGTATGAGCACCTTGGCCGCACCGTTTGCCTTGTACTCTGCAAAAGCCATCGCTTGGTTGATTCCCTCACTCGCCTCCTCACCTTAAACAG GATGCGAACGTATTTGATAGAAGGATTTTTATGTCACACGCACAACGGGTCGTGGCACACATTACACAATATCATATTCGGATCAGGAGGCAAGCTCGATTCGTATCTGGACTATGTCCGTGACCACGTGGACTGTGACATCACCATCTTCCACGGTCGCAAGGACGAGGTTATTCCTGTGGAGTGCAGCTACAGCGTCAAGACCAGAGTGCCACGTGCCACTGTCCACGTCATTCCTGATAAAGACCACATCACCATTGTCGTCGGCAGACAAAAGGAGTTTGCTCGAGAGCTTGAGCTTATTTGGCAAAAATCCAAAACTATTTATAAGTGA
- the LOC106300426 gene encoding uncharacterized protein LOC106300426 codes for MAKLAVTVTVLLFTLALSVVASKPENEIIADSHNTLSADSDPFTTNPTLHESGSPGPELTSSDEITVPVNLMNFHPINRHFPRRPLTFNRRPCHHRRHGMFGRGLQIPYGNDMIISGEEEKTTGPDPSLDSIVVDIPAIKMFVGPIAVEETKHHLEEEEEDGSSMKITVTLMKRKEEGEGERESVFRTKIRKFLNHLV; via the coding sequence ATGGCCAAGCTCGCCGTTACCGTCACCGTTCTCTTATTCACGTTGGCTCTCTCCGTCGTTGCCTCCAAGCCCGAAAATGAAATCATCGCCGATAGCCATAACACTTTATCTGCCGACTCCGACCCGTTTACTACAAACCCAACCCTTCACGAATCCGGATCACCAGGACCCGAATTAACATCTTCCGATGAGATCACTGTACCGGTCAATTTAATGAATTTCCATCCGATCAATCGTCACTTCCCTAGACGTCCCTTGACTTTCAACCGCCGTCCGTGCCACCACCGTCGACACGGGATGTTTGGACGAGGCCTCCAGATCCCTTACGGCAACGACATGATCATCTCCGGTGAAGAAGAAAAGACGACAGGTCCAGATCCTTCGTTAGACAGCATAGTCGTGGATATTCCGGCGATCAAGATGTTTGTCGGTCCCATCGCGGTGGAGGAGACAAAGCACCATCTCGAGGAGGAGGAGGAGGATGGCTCCAGCATGAAGATTACTGTGACTTTGATGAAGCGCAAAGAAGAAGGAGAAGGTGAAAGAGAGAGTGTGTTCAGGACAAAGATTCGCAAGTTTCTAAACCATTTGGTCTGA
- the LOC106298889 gene encoding DNA primase small subunit: MAREETGSRGDDTMIDAPQFTNSKPEEFFNVHYLRIYYGNLFPYNDIHKWLSYGHDGKHPGCDDYYFGRREFSFTLENDVYLRYKSFKSASALEHAIKSCFPYKIDIGAVYSVDPDKRHAYSQTGTNVFTPVERELVFDIDITDYDDVRYCCSGADVCSKCWPLMTVAIKVIHTSLKEDFGFKHILWVFSGRRGVHCWVCDPKARRMTNEQRSAVAEYFRVYKGNENNARKVALMGYSLHPFLAISYVDFLKGFFEGELQENQSIFSTKDKYDKILELISDEDIQSELREKWEKSANRSSLSEEAISLVRWEQLKNTLQSKKHKAPTLRMCVEEIVFTFTYPRIDLEVSKQMNHLLKAPFCVHPKTGRVCVPIDPNNCDEFDPLAVPTLSQLIEEINSGGSKMDVDDDDDDDDTDTSLLGKSIKFFRSSFLEPLLKSCKEEIENSYKTKIGKSKDSFSW; encoded by the exons ATGGCGAGAGAGGAGACTGGAAGCAGAGGAGATGATACGATGATCGATGCACCACAATTCACCAACTCAAAACCAGAAGAATTCTTCAATGTTCATTACCTCCGAATTTACTACG GAAATCTATTTCCTTACAATGATATTCACAAATGGCTTTCTTACGGACACG ATGGGAAACATCCTGGTTGCGATGATTACTACTTTGGGCGAAGAGAGTTCTCTTTTACCCTCGAGAACGATGTTTATCTGCGCTACAAGTCCTTCAAGTCTGCTTCAGCTTTGGAACACGCTATCAAATCCTGTTTTCCTTACAAGATTGATATTGGCGCTGTCTATAGCGTTGAT CCTGACAAGAGGCATGCCTATTCTCAAACTGGTACCAATGTGTTCACTCCAGTGGAGAGGGAGTTGGTCTTTGATATC GATATAACAGATTATGACGACGTTAGATACTGTTGCTCTGGAGCCGATGTTTGCTCCAAATGTTGGCCTTTGATGACTGTTGCTATCAAAGTCATTCATACTTCCCTCAAAG AGGATTTTGGTTTCAAACACATTCTCTGGGTCTTCAGTGGACGCCGTGGAGTTCACTGTTGGGTTTGTGATCCTAAAGCTCGCAG GATGACTAATGAACAAAGGTCAGCAGTTGCTGAATACTTCCGTGTTTATAAG GGAAATGAGAACAATGCACGAAAAGTCGCTCTTATGGGTTATTCTCTTCATCCCTTCCTTGC GATATCGTATGTGGATTTCCTCAAGGGTTTCTTTGAGGGTGAGTTGCAAGAAAATCAAAGTATATTCTCTACCAAAGACAAGTATGACAAGATACTTGAGTTGATTTCAGATGAAG ATATTCAATCAGAGCTGAGAGAAAAATGGGAGAAATCTGCTAATAGATCATCTCTATCAGAAGAAGCCATCAGCCTTGTTAGGTGGGAGCAGCTTAAAAACACCCTCCAATCCAAGAAACACAAG GCTCCAACACTGCGTATGTGCGTAGAAGAGATAGTCTTCACCTTTACGTATCCTCGAATTGATTTGGAG GTCTCAAAACAAATGAACCATTTACTTAAAGCACCTTTCTGTGTCCATCCAAAAACAG GTCGTGTATGTGTTCCTATCGACCCAAATAACTGCGACGAGTTTGATCCATTGGCAGTTCCAACACTTTCACAG CTAATAGAAGAAATCAACTCAGGAGGCTCCAAAATGGATGTGGATGATGATGATGATGATGATG ATACAGATACAAGCTTACTTGGGAAATCAATCAAGTTCTTTAGATCTTCATTCCTAGAACCCTTACTAAAATCGTGCAAG GAAGAAATAGAGAATTCATACAAAACCAAAATTGGCAAATCTAAAGATTCATTCAGCTGGTAA
- the LOC106300423 gene encoding KAT8 regulatory NSL complex subunit 3, translating to MEASNKRRKETEELCFGDEESEISSYSSPVVIFAHGAGAPSSSDWMIRWKDKLKKSLSAVEVITFDYPYIAGGKRGVPPKAEKLVQFHLDLVKETAAKFPGHPLILAGKSMGSRVSCMVAADEDIPVSAVICLGYPLKGTKDAIRDETLLEMGIPVMFVQGSKDPKCPLDKLQAVCNKMKALTELHVIDGGDHSFKTGKKHLEAKGLTQDLVEDVALQAIAAFVSKSLAF from the exons ATGGAAGCTTCAAATAAAAGAAGAAAGGAAACTGAAGAGTTATGTTTCGGTGATGAAGAATCAGAGATTTCATCTTATTCTTCGCCGGTAGTCATATTTGCTCACGGTGCCGGAGCTCCCTCTTCGTCCGACTGGATGATTCG ATGGAAGGATAAGCTAAAGAAGAGCTTATCAGCCGTTGAAGTTATCACATTTGATTACCCTT ATATTGCTGGAGGGAAGAGAGGGGTTCCTCCAAAAGCTGAAAAACTCGTTCAATTTCATTTAGATCTTGTCAAAGAAACTGCTGCTAAGTTCCCTGGTCATCCTTTGATATTGGCAGGTAAATCAATGGGTTCTAG AGTAAGCTGCATGGTAGCCGCGGATGAAGATATTCCAGTTTCAGCTGTAATATGCTTGGGATATCCACTTAAG GGCACGAAAGATGCAATTAGAGATGAGACGTTGTTGGAAATGGGAATCCCTGTGATGTTTGTGCAG GGTAGCAAAGATCCTAAGTGTCCACTGGATAAGCTCCAAGCTGTTTGCAACAAAATGAAAGCTTTGACTGAGCTGCATGTCATCGATGGTGGAGATCACTCCTTCAAGACTGGGAAGAAGCACCTTGAAGCAAAGGGTTTGACACAAGATCTAGTTGAAGATGTCGCTCTGCAAGCAATTGCAGCTTTTGTTTCCAAATCTCTTGCTTTCTGA
- the LOC106299400 gene encoding GDSL esterase/lipase At5g41890, giving the protein MEITCSFPRKLFNLTLLLWVSHLQATDQSFTNFIFGDSLVDVGNNNYLFTLSKADSSPYGIDFRPSNGQPTGRFTNGRTISDIVGEALGAKSAPTPYLEPNTEVNTIHSGINYASGSAGIFDDNGLLFIGRVPLREQVSYFEKSRDYMVRMIGENGTKEMLKKSMFTITIGSNDILNYIQPSIPFFSQDKLPIGVLQDSMVFHLTTHLKRLHELGARKFVVVGVGPLGCIPFARALNLIPAGKCSDQVNQIVRGYNMKLRHSLRTLNNELGYHNTTFVYANSYDLFLKLILNYRQFGLENADKPCCGGYFPPFTCFKGPNQNSSEAACEERSEFVFWDAYHPTEAANLIVAKALLDGDQTVATPFNIRHLNHL; this is encoded by the exons ATGGAGATCACATGTAGTTTTCCTCGCAAGCTTTTCAATCTCACTCTTCTTCTTTGGGTATCACATCTTCAGGCTACTGATCAGTCTTTCACAAATTTCATATTTGGAGACTCACTGGTAGATGTTGGAAACAACAATTATCTCTTCACATTGTCAAAAGCTGATTCTTCTCCCTACGGCATCGACTTCAGACCTTCTAATGGCCAACCCACCGGAAGATTCACTAATGGTCGGACCATTTCTGATATTGTAG GTGAAGCCTTGGGAGCAAAATCAGCACCAACTCCTTATCTTGAACCAAACACTGAGGTTAACACAATTCACAGTGGGATCAATTATGCTTCTGGTTCGGCCGGAATCTTTGACGACAACGGTCTTTTGTTC ATAGGGAGGGTTCCGCTGAGAGAACAAGTGAGTTATTTTGAGAAAAGTAGAGACTATATGGTAAGAATGATTGGTGAAAATGGTACGAAAGAGATGTTGAAGAAGTCAATGTTCACAATCACAATTGGGTCCAATGATATATTAAATTACATCCAACCATCTATACCTTTCTTCTCTCAAGACAAGCTCCCCATTGGTGTCTTACAAGACTCCATGGTCTTTCATTTAACCACACACCTTAAG CGTTTGCATGAATTAGGAGCAAGAAAGTTCGTGGTGGTCGGAGTGGGACCACTCGGTTGCATACCATTTGCTCGTGCCTTGAACTTGATACCAGCTGGAAAATGCTCTGACCAAGTCAACCAAATCGTCCGTGGCTATAACATGAAGCTTAGACATTCTCTCAGGACATTGAATAATGAGTTAGGATATCACAACACTACATTTGTCTACGCCAACTCTTACGACCTCTTCTTGAAACTGATTTTGAACTATCGTCAATTTG GGTTAGAGAACGCGGACAAGCCTTGTTGTGGGGGCTACTTCCCACCCTTTACTTGCTTCAAGGGACCGAACCAGAACTCAAGCGAAGCGGCCTGTGAGGAGCGGTCAGAGTTTGTGTTTTGGGACGCGTACCACCCAACCGAAGCTGCCAATCTCATCGTTGCGAAAGCACTTCTTGATGGGGACCAAACTGTGGCTACACCTTTTAACATTCGTCACCTTAACCATCTTTAA
- the LOC106300425 gene encoding probable polygalacturonase, with amino-acid sequence MGISRLPISVFVFFLLSAHHLSLGDPITCSGIVPMKHRSQMLSISDFGAVGDGTTLNTNAFNAAIDRIRNASSSEGTLLYVPRGVYLTQSFNLTSHMTLYLADGAVIKALQDTEKWPLIDPLPSYGRGRERPGSRYISFIHGDGLTDVVITGKNGTIDGAGEPWWNMWRHGTLKFTRPGLIEFKNSSDILISHVVLQNSPFWTLHPVYCSGVVVHHVTILAPTDSPNTDGIDPDSSSNVCIEDSYISTGDDLVAVKSGWDEYGIAYNRPSRDITIRRITGSSPFAGIAIGSETSGGIQNVTVENITLYNSGIGVHIKTNIGRGGSIQGITVSGIHLEKVRTGIKISGNTGDHPDDKFNTSALPVVQGITIKNVWGIKVERAGMVQGLKDAPFTNLCFSNVTFTGTKGSPIWKCSDVVGAAEKVNPTACPELTSTSQQGGYCGNQA; translated from the exons ATGGGAATCTCTCGACTTCCGATCTCTGTTTTCGTATTCTTTTTGCTCTCCGCTCACCATCTCTCCCTCGGAGATCCCATCACTTGCTCCGGTATAGTTCCGATGAAGCACAGGAGCCAGATGCTGTCGATTTCTGACTTTGGCGCTGTCGGTGACGGCACCACCTTGAACACCAATGCCTTCAACGCCGCCATTGATCGGATACGAAACGCCAGCAGTAGCGAGGGAACGCTTCTGTACGTGCCTCGCGGCGTTTATTTGACTCAGAGCTTCAACCTCACCAGTCACATGACTCTTTACCTCGCCGATGGTGCAGTCATCAAAGCCCTTCAG GATACGGAGAAATGGCCTTTGATTGACCCTTTGCCTTCTTATGGCAGAGGAAGGGAGCGCCCTGGATCAAGGTATATTAGCTTTATCCATGGAGACGGACTCACCGATGTTGTTATTACAG GCAAAAATGGGACCATTGACGGTGCTGGAGAACCTTGGTGGAACATGTGGAGACATGGAACTTTAAAATTCACCAGACCGGGTCTCATCGAATTCAAGAATTCAAGTGACATCCTCATCTCTCATGTTGTTCTTCAGAACTCCCCTTTCTGGACTCTCCATCCTGTTTACTGCAG TGGTGTTGTAGTTCATCACGTTACCATCCTCGCTCCAACTGATTCCCCAAACACCGATGGGATTGATCCAG ATTCGAGCTCTAACGTGTGTATAGAAGACTCCTACATATCCACTGGCGACGACCTTGTTGCAGTGAAGAGCGGTTGGGACGAGTATGGCATTGCGTACAACCGTCCAAGCCGTGACATCACCATCCGACGCATCACAGGATCTTCCCCATTTGCCGGAATAGCCATCGGAAGCGAAACCTCTGGCGGAATCCAGAATGTCACGGTCGAAAACATCACTTTGTACAATTCCGGAATCGGCGTTCATATCAAGACAAACATTGGCCGAGGAGGAAGCATCCAGGGCATCACAGTCTCGGGGATTCACCTGGAGAAAGTTCGGACCGGGATTAAGATCTCTGGCAACACAGGAGATCACCCGGATGATAAATTCAACACATCGGCTCTCCCTGTCGTACAAGGCATAACGATCAAGAACGTCTGGGGAATCAAAGTCGAGCGTGCTGGCATGGTTCAGGGATTGAAAGATGCACCTTTCACCAACCTGTGCTTCTCCAATGTTACATTCACAGGAACAAAAGGTTCTCCGATATGGAAATGCTCAGATGTAGTTGGAGCCGCCGAGAAAGTCAACCCCACAGCTTGCCCTGAGCTGACATCAACCTCCCAACAAGGCGGTTACTGCGGAAACCAAGCATAA